One Candidatus Buchananbacteria bacterium CG10_big_fil_rev_8_21_14_0_10_42_9 DNA window includes the following coding sequences:
- a CDS encoding copper-transporting ATPase, with protein MQIIGIVLILAVIALYALWIRFTLHQSGVVAKESGGTQTFDILVKGVYSPSVLRVKAGRPVKIHFRREESTECSRYVNFPDYHIRKELPEGKTVTIEFTPEKKGEQLFTCDMSMYQGKLIVE; from the coding sequence ATGCAAATTATTGGAATCGTTTTAATTTTGGCGGTTATTGCGCTGTATGCTTTATGGATTCGTTTTACCTTGCATCAAAGCGGTGTTGTGGCTAAAGAGAGCGGAGGCACGCAAACTTTTGATATTTTAGTCAAGGGCGTGTATTCACCGTCAGTTTTGAGGGTTAAAGCCGGTCGACCGGTGAAGATACATTTTCGGCGCGAAGAATCAACCGAATGTTCCCGCTATGTTAATTTTCCTGATTATCACATCAGAAAAGAATTACCGGAAGGAAAAACAGTGACAATAGAATTTACGCCCGAGAAAAAAGGCGAGCAACTATTTACATGCGACATGAGCATGTATCAAGGTAAATTAATCGTTGAATAA
- a CDS encoding sulfurtransferase, whose protein sequence is MNKKIIVVLVVILALAIGFKLTYKPSENINIHSTYQNVSSQELSQMLNQKDFTLIDVHVPEQAHIPGTDALIPYDEISSRQGQLPSDKNAKIVLYCRSGSMSQIAAEELVSLGYRQVYNLDGGLNSWLASGFSAN, encoded by the coding sequence ATGAATAAAAAAATAATTGTCGTCTTGGTGGTTATTTTGGCTTTAGCTATTGGTTTTAAGCTGACTTATAAACCATCGGAAAATATTAATATACATTCAACATACCAAAATGTTAGCTCACAGGAATTGTCACAAATGTTAAACCAAAAAGATTTTACTTTGATTGATGTCCATGTTCCTGAACAAGCCCATATACCGGGCACTGACGCACTGATCCCGTATGATGAGATATCAAGCCGGCAAGGTCAGTTACCAAGTGATAAAAACGCTAAAATAGTGTTGTATTGCCGATCGGGTAGCATGAGTCAAATTGCGGCTGAAGAGTTAGTGTCTTTAGGTTATAGGCAAGTGTACAACTTAGACGGGGGATTAAATTCTTGGCTGGCTTCTGGTTTTAGCGCTAATTGA
- a CDS encoding cytochrome c biogenesis protein CcdA yields MDVILGASIIAAFFAGMVALFAPCCITVLLPTYLASAFRERKQMLKMTFVFFGGIAVVLVPIGLGAAGLAEVFKSAHRELYVFGGGLMIIFGIMSFLGKGKSIIPMPKLWQAKLNVTHTKSVFLLGIFSGAATSCCAPVLAGAVTLAVISGTFWKALIVTFAYVFGMTFPLFLAAYFYDKFKLEKNKLIQGKVWSVKLAKKTYYVHSSNILAGSVFLLMGIMLWWLALSGNAFWSPAWQAKLGNALQQRSENIVETLMSVPDVVWGVMVVGFFSYLAFVAWKNNK; encoded by the coding sequence ATGGATGTTATCTTAGGGGCGTCTATTATCGCCGCATTTTTTGCCGGCATGGTGGCATTATTTGCGCCTTGTTGCATTACGGTGTTATTACCCACATACTTAGCCTCAGCCTTTAGGGAAAGAAAGCAAATGCTAAAAATGACCTTTGTTTTTTTTGGTGGAATCGCCGTGGTGCTTGTCCCAATTGGTCTTGGGGCGGCTGGGCTTGCCGAGGTTTTCAAAAGCGCGCATCGAGAGTTATATGTATTTGGCGGCGGGTTGATGATAATTTTTGGCATTATGTCATTTTTGGGCAAAGGGAAGTCAATTATTCCGATGCCTAAGCTTTGGCAGGCGAAATTGAACGTAACACATACAAAATCAGTTTTTTTGTTAGGGATATTTTCCGGCGCGGCAACATCTTGTTGCGCACCGGTACTAGCTGGCGCGGTAACCCTGGCGGTTATTTCTGGCACCTTTTGGAAAGCGCTTATTGTCACCTTTGCCTATGTTTTTGGCATGACATTTCCTTTGTTTTTGGCGGCTTACTTTTACGATAAATTTAAGCTGGAAAAAAATAAGTTAATTCAAGGCAAAGTATGGAGCGTTAAGTTAGCCAAAAAAACATATTATGTTCATTCCAGCAACATCTTAGCCGGAAGTGTTTTTCTTTTGATGGGCATTATGCTTTGGTGGTTGGCGTTATCTGGTAACGCCTTTTGGTCTCCCGCTTGGCAGGCAAAATTAGGCAATGCCTTACAGCAGCGGTCTGAGAATATTGTAGAAACGTTAATGTCTGTACCCGATGTTGTTTGGGGGGTTATGGTTGTAGGGTTTTTTTCCTATCTCGCCTTCGTAGCTTGGAAAAATAATAAATAA